One genomic region from Microcystis panniformis FACHB-1757 encodes:
- a CDS encoding PstS family phosphate ABC transporter substrate-binding protein has translation MSMQNFQFKLNRWTISAGLAAVGAALALTIPAVNSQSRNTIKIDGSSTVYPITEAVAEEFQKINRQTQVTVGISGTGGGFKKFCAGETDISNASRPIKDSERQLCAKNGVKFLELPIAFDALTVVVNKQNPLNSIKVSELKKMWEPAAQGKITKWNQVNSKWPNANLKLFGPGADSGTFDYFTEAIVGESKKSRTDFTPSEDDNVLVQGVIRDRNALGYFGYAYYEANKGRLKALAIDNGKGAISPSAENVNNGKYNPLSRPVFIYVNANAAKRPEVKSFVEFFINNAPKLVREVKYVPLPANVYQSVMRNFRNNKTGSVFVGRDVVGLTIQDIVRLEAKE, from the coding sequence ATGAGTATGCAGAATTTCCAATTCAAACTAAATCGATGGACAATCAGCGCTGGTTTAGCGGCAGTAGGAGCAGCCCTAGCTCTCACCATCCCGGCGGTTAATTCCCAAAGCCGCAATACTATCAAAATTGATGGTTCTAGCACCGTTTACCCAATTACAGAAGCAGTAGCGGAAGAATTTCAAAAGATAAATCGTCAGACACAAGTAACTGTCGGTATTTCGGGAACAGGTGGCGGTTTTAAAAAATTCTGTGCTGGTGAAACGGATATTTCTAATGCTTCTCGTCCAATTAAGGATTCTGAGCGTCAATTGTGCGCTAAAAATGGCGTTAAATTCTTAGAATTGCCGATCGCTTTTGATGCTTTAACAGTGGTAGTCAATAAACAAAATCCCCTTAATAGCATCAAGGTTTCTGAACTGAAAAAAATGTGGGAACCCGCTGCTCAAGGGAAGATCACTAAGTGGAATCAAGTTAATTCTAAATGGCCTAATGCCAACCTAAAACTGTTCGGACCAGGTGCTGATTCGGGAACATTCGATTACTTTACCGAGGCAATTGTCGGTGAATCGAAGAAAAGTCGCACCGACTTTACCCCCAGTGAAGATGATAACGTTCTAGTGCAGGGAGTTATCAGAGATCGTAACGCTTTAGGTTACTTTGGCTATGCCTATTATGAAGCAAATAAAGGTCGTCTGAAAGCCCTAGCCATTGATAACGGCAAAGGAGCCATATCTCCCTCAGCAGAAAATGTCAACAACGGCAAATATAATCCCCTCTCCCGTCCTGTTTTTATCTACGTTAATGCTAATGCGGCTAAACGTCCAGAGGTAAAAAGTTTTGTCGAATTTTTCATCAACAATGCTCCCAAATTAGTCCGGGAAGTTAAGTATGTTCCTTTACCCGCTAATGTCTATCAATCGGTAATGAGAAACTTTAGAAATAATAAAACAGGGAGTGTATTCGTTGGCCGAGATGTGGTGGGTTTAACCATCCAAGATATTGTTCGGCTAGAAGC
- the pstB gene encoding phosphate ABC transporter ATP-binding protein PstB, with the protein MYSTDVVTDAVLRTKNLNVYYGSNLAVRDVNLDIPEKKAVAFIGPSGCGKSTVLRCFNRMNDLVKSAKIEGKVTFRGQDIYGNSVNPIGLRSRIGMVFQKPNPFPKSIYENIAFGARLNGYIGDMDQLVEESLKKAVLWDDVKDKLKESGLALSGGQQQRLCIARAIAVKPEVVLMDEPCAALDPISTLKIEELIHELKTQYTIVIVTHNMQQASRVSDLTAFYNAEPTPKGGKVGYLVEYDRTEVIFQNPAQESTRDYVSGRFG; encoded by the coding sequence ATGTATAGTACCGATGTTGTTACCGATGCGGTTTTGAGAACCAAAAACTTAAATGTTTACTACGGTTCTAATCTCGCTGTTCGTGATGTTAACCTTGATATTCCTGAGAAAAAAGCGGTCGCTTTTATCGGTCCTTCTGGCTGCGGTAAAAGTACGGTTTTGCGCTGTTTTAATCGCATGAATGATCTGGTTAAAAGTGCCAAAATTGAGGGAAAAGTTACCTTTCGCGGTCAAGATATTTATGGTAATTCCGTTAATCCTATCGGGTTACGCAGTCGTATTGGTATGGTTTTTCAGAAACCGAATCCTTTCCCTAAATCTATCTATGAAAATATCGCTTTTGGGGCGCGCTTAAATGGTTACATCGGCGATATGGATCAATTAGTAGAGGAATCTTTAAAAAAAGCCGTTCTCTGGGATGATGTTAAAGATAAACTCAAAGAAAGTGGTTTAGCTTTATCGGGGGGACAACAACAAAGGTTATGTATTGCCCGCGCTATTGCGGTTAAACCGGAAGTTGTTTTAATGGATGAACCCTGTGCGGCACTCGATCCAATTTCTACCCTAAAAATTGAGGAATTAATTCACGAATTAAAAACCCAATATACTATAGTTATTGTCACCCACAATATGCAACAAGCGTCGCGGGTTTCTGATTTAACGGCTTTTTATAATGCTGAACCGACCCCAAAAGGCGGTAAAGTGGGTTATTTAGTGGAATATGATCGCACCGAGGTTATCTTTCAAAATCCTGCTCAAGAGTCCACTAGAGATTATGTTAGCGGTCGTTTTGGTTAA
- the pstB gene encoding phosphate ABC transporter ATP-binding protein PstB codes for MLTNSNPHSTGTVLKVDKADIYYGNYRAVRDVSIDIPKNKVTAFIGPSGCGKSTILRCFNRLNDLIHGFRIDGKVFYHNQDIYSQEVDPVEVRKYIGMVFQRPNPFPKSIYDNVVYGARLNGYKGDLDELVETSLRRAALWEEVKDKLKESGFSLSGGQQQRLCIARTIAAQPEVLLMDEPCSALDPISTLKVEELMHELKERYTIIIVTHNMQQATRVADLTAFYNAEPTDKGGKIGYLVEFDHTNKIFGDPQEQATKDYVSGRFG; via the coding sequence ATGCTAACTAACTCTAACCCCCATTCTACAGGAACCGTTTTAAAGGTCGATAAGGCTGATATCTACTATGGTAATTATCGGGCAGTACGAGACGTTTCCATCGATATTCCCAAAAATAAAGTCACCGCTTTTATCGGACCCTCTGGCTGCGGAAAAAGTACCATTCTCAGGTGTTTTAATCGTCTCAATGATTTAATTCACGGTTTTCGTATTGACGGCAAAGTTTTTTACCATAACCAGGATATTTACTCTCAAGAGGTGGATCCTGTCGAAGTCAGAAAATATATCGGTATGGTGTTCCAGCGCCCTAATCCTTTTCCCAAATCCATCTATGATAATGTGGTTTACGGAGCGCGATTAAATGGTTATAAAGGCGATTTAGATGAATTAGTAGAAACTTCCTTGCGTCGAGCAGCTCTCTGGGAAGAAGTAAAAGATAAACTGAAAGAAAGCGGTTTTTCCCTATCGGGGGGACAACAACAAAGATTATGTATTGCTCGAACTATTGCCGCTCAACCAGAAGTATTATTAATGGATGAACCCTGTTCAGCACTTGATCCAATTTCAACTTTAAAAGTTGAGGAATTAATGCACGAATTAAAAGAACGTTATACAATTATTATTGTTACTCACAATATGCAACAAGCTACTAGAGTAGCAGATTTAACGGCCTTTTATAACGCTGAACCCACCGATAAAGGTGGCAAAATTGGTTATTTAGTCGAGTTTGATCATACGAACAAAATCTTCGGTGATCCTCAAGAACAAGCAACTAAAGATTATGTTAGTGGACGTTTTGGCTAA
- the pstA gene encoding phosphate ABC transporter permease PstA — translation MDSANLGNNLKKKPSSPRSLLGTIMTVLSALCLAVTVIPLFAVLGFVFVQGVGRLNANLFTKLPPPPGLGGGGIANAILGTIIVVALATAIAVPIGVLAAVYLSEFSGDNKLAQGVRFATNVLAGVPSIIVGVFAFGLLVAPLFGEGTALLGFSALAGSIGLAVLMLPTIIRTTDEALKIVPQDIRWAAMGLGAYNYQTVLKIVLPAAVPAILTGVTLAIARAAGETASLIFTALFSNFWPRGVFEPIATLSVLVFNFATAPFAPQQQLAWAGALILVLLVLLTNILSRLATRQKTY, via the coding sequence ATGGATAGTGCGAATTTAGGCAATAATCTCAAAAAGAAACCGAGTAGTCCTCGATCGCTATTGGGGACAATTATGACCGTTCTCTCGGCTTTATGTTTAGCTGTTACTGTGATTCCTCTCTTTGCCGTCCTAGGCTTTGTTTTTGTGCAAGGGGTGGGTCGTTTAAACGCTAATCTCTTTACTAAATTACCGCCACCGCCGGGGTTAGGAGGAGGAGGCATCGCTAACGCCATTTTAGGCACAATTATCGTCGTTGCCCTAGCCACAGCGATCGCAGTTCCCATCGGCGTTTTAGCGGCGGTTTATCTCTCGGAATTTAGCGGTGATAACAAACTTGCCCAGGGTGTGCGCTTTGCTACCAACGTTTTAGCGGGTGTCCCTTCGATTATTGTCGGGGTTTTCGCCTTCGGTTTGTTAGTTGCGCCCTTATTTGGCGAAGGAACAGCCCTTTTAGGCTTTTCTGCCCTAGCTGGTTCGATCGGTTTAGCGGTGTTAATGTTACCGACTATTATTAGAACCACCGATGAGGCTTTAAAAATCGTTCCCCAAGACATCCGCTGGGCAGCCATGGGTTTAGGGGCCTATAACTACCAAACCGTCCTAAAAATCGTCCTTCCTGCCGCAGTTCCCGCTATTTTAACCGGTGTGACTTTAGCAATTGCTAGGGCTGCCGGGGAAACCGCCTCCTTAATTTTTACGGCATTATTCTCTAACTTTTGGCCTCGGGGTGTCTTTGAACCGATTGCCACCCTTTCGGTCTTAGTTTTCAACTTTGCTACTGCCCCTTTTGCCCCTCAACAGCAATTAGCTTGGGCAGGTGCTTTAATTCTGGTGCTTTTGGTGTTGTTAACTAACATTTTATCCCGTTTAGCCACGCGCCAGAAAACCTATTAA
- the pstC gene encoding phosphate ABC transporter permease subunit PstC gives MSAPTVSPDSTFKERPESEKILDKGFVGLTTAFAIAIGVILLLIALVIFIRALPAIQTFGLGFLTSSAWNPVRGREEFGVLPVIYGTLVSSLIALLIAVPLGIGSAIFLSEDFIPLNARTILVFLVQLLAAIPSVVYGLWGIFVLIPILRPLGNWLNANFSWIPLFSTPLGGPGMLPAGVILAIMILPIIIAISRDSLAALPPDLRQASLGLGATRWETIFRVLIPAAFSGIVGGIMLALGRALGETMAVTMIIGNSNRISPSILAPANTIASLLANQFAEASGMQVSALMYAGFVLLVLTLVVNIFAELIVNRVKAKY, from the coding sequence ATGAGTGCGCCCACAGTTTCGCCCGACTCAACTTTCAAAGAACGTCCAGAATCGGAAAAAATCCTCGATAAAGGCTTTGTTGGATTAACCACCGCCTTTGCCATCGCTATTGGGGTAATTTTGCTCCTAATTGCCCTAGTTATTTTTATTCGGGCCTTACCAGCGATTCAAACCTTTGGTCTGGGATTTTTGACCAGTAGCGCTTGGAATCCCGTGCGCGGTCGGGAAGAATTCGGAGTTCTGCCGGTTATCTACGGAACTCTCGTGAGTTCTCTGATTGCCCTCCTGATTGCTGTTCCCCTCGGTATCGGTTCAGCCATTTTTTTAAGCGAAGATTTTATTCCCTTAAATGCGCGAACAATTTTGGTTTTTCTCGTACAACTTTTGGCCGCTATTCCCAGTGTTGTTTACGGATTATGGGGTATCTTTGTATTGATTCCTATCCTCAGACCCCTTGGTAACTGGTTAAATGCTAATTTTAGTTGGATTCCTCTGTTTAGTACTCCTTTAGGGGGTCCTGGAATGTTACCGGCGGGGGTTATTTTAGCAATTATGATCCTGCCGATTATTATCGCTATCTCTCGTGACTCTTTGGCCGCTTTACCGCCGGATTTGCGGCAAGCTTCCCTAGGTTTGGGGGCCACCCGTTGGGAAACAATTTTTCGAGTCTTAATTCCTGCCGCTTTTTCCGGGATTGTCGGGGGGATTATGTTAGCTTTAGGGCGCGCTTTAGGGGAAACCATGGCAGTAACGATGATTATCGGCAATTCTAACCGCATTAGTCCCTCTATTCTCGCCCCTGCTAACACGATCGCTTCCTTATTGGCTAACCAATTCGCCGAAGCATCGGGAATGCAAGTATCAGCTTTAATGTATGCGGGTTTTGTTCTCTTGGTTTTGACCCTAGTAGTCAATATCTTCGCAGAATTAATCGTTAATCGCGTCAAAGCTAAGTATTAA
- the pstS gene encoding phosphate ABC transporter substrate-binding protein PstS: MLNKNRTHLLTSLSLATLTATLTACGGGDTAGTSGEGSNRIAQVPLQGEVALNGAGASFPAPLYQNWFVTINQLFSKLLINYQSTGSGAGVEQFIQGTIDFGASDVAMTDEDMARVSRGVLLLPMTAGSIVMAYNLPGVEGLKLSREAYVGIFLGTITRWNDAKIVADNPDLKLPDQEITVVHRADGSGTTGVFTKFLSAVSPEWKKSIGDGKAVQWPTKKGKFLGGRGNEGVTALIQQNQGSIGYIEYGFAKNNNLPMAALQNQAGKFVAPDETNAAATLANVELPENLRAFIVDPPGENSYPIVTYSWMLVYKKYDDPQKALAMEAMIEFGLNQGQEQAAPLGYIPLPKNVRERVAAAADVIYPDYTIRVD; the protein is encoded by the coding sequence ATGCTCAACAAAAATAGAACCCATTTACTAACATCCTTATCCCTAGCGACTCTAACAGCGACTTTAACCGCTTGTGGTGGCGGCGATACGGCGGGAACCAGCGGAGAGGGAAGCAATAGAATCGCCCAGGTTCCTCTGCAAGGAGAGGTCGCCCTCAATGGTGCGGGCGCTTCTTTTCCTGCACCCCTATATCAAAACTGGTTTGTCACCATCAATCAACTATTTTCTAAACTGCTAATTAACTATCAATCTACCGGTAGCGGGGCGGGAGTCGAACAATTTATCCAAGGTACGATCGATTTTGGCGCTTCCGACGTAGCCATGACTGACGAAGATATGGCCAGAGTTAGCCGCGGGGTTTTACTGCTACCGATGACGGCGGGAAGCATCGTTATGGCTTATAATTTGCCCGGAGTAGAAGGGCTGAAACTAAGTAGGGAAGCATATGTAGGCATCTTTTTAGGCACGATTACCCGTTGGAACGATGCCAAAATTGTCGCCGATAACCCCGATTTAAAACTACCCGATCAAGAAATTACCGTAGTTCACCGGGCAGACGGTAGCGGAACAACGGGGGTTTTTACCAAGTTTTTAAGCGCCGTTAGTCCCGAATGGAAGAAAAGCATCGGTGACGGAAAAGCCGTACAATGGCCGACCAAAAAAGGTAAATTTCTTGGCGGTAGAGGCAATGAGGGTGTAACTGCCCTAATTCAACAAAATCAAGGCTCGATCGGCTATATTGAGTACGGTTTCGCTAAAAATAATAACCTGCCCATGGCCGCTCTACAAAACCAGGCGGGTAAATTTGTCGCCCCCGATGAAACCAACGCCGCTGCTACCCTCGCTAACGTTGAACTGCCTGAAAATTTACGCGCTTTTATCGTCGATCCGCCGGGGGAAAATTCCTACCCCATTGTCACCTATAGTTGGATGTTAGTTTATAAAAAATACGACGATCCCCAAAAAGCTTTAGCAATGGAGGCGATGATCGAATTTGGACTTAACCAAGGACAAGAACAAGCAGCTCCCCTTGGTTATATTCCCCTACCGAAAAACGTCCGGGAACGAGTAGCCGCCGCCGCCGATGTCATCTATCCTGATTACACGATCAGGGTGGATTAG
- a CDS encoding PstS family phosphate ABC transporter substrate-binding protein, which yields MLEIFTQLSRPTKVVATILGTALLFPACANINPQDLKPIKIDGSSTVAPITDKVLEDFKANPPHKALADVKVDANISGTGGGFRKFCAGETDINNASRPISVEELKKCDANKIRFIELPIAFDALTVVVNPQNNWVDDISTTELRTIWEPAAENKIKRWNQINPAWPDQPITLHGPGKDSGTYDFFSEVINGKDASRGDFNFSEDDQALVNAVSQDANALGYFGHAYYEQNRDKLKALKVNGIEPTRGNVEDSKYQPLSRPLFIYVNAQKAQENPALEKFVKYYLDRVPNLLDSIGYIPLPDEAYHLARVQLQKFEVGTVFDGRPQPNLTIGELLRKQAQFEAK from the coding sequence ATGCTAGAAATCTTTACTCAGCTATCTCGTCCCACCAAAGTAGTGGCAACCATACTAGGAACTGCTCTACTTTTCCCCGCTTGTGCCAATATTAATCCTCAAGACCTAAAACCAATTAAAATCGATGGTTCGAGTACCGTAGCACCAATTACCGATAAAGTTCTCGAAGATTTTAAAGCCAATCCTCCCCACAAAGCTTTGGCTGATGTTAAAGTTGACGCTAATATTTCAGGAACCGGCGGCGGTTTTAGAAAATTTTGTGCGGGAGAAACCGATATTAATAATGCTTCTCGGCCGATTTCTGTGGAAGAATTAAAAAAATGTGATGCTAATAAGATAAGATTTATTGAACTACCGATCGCTTTTGATGCTTTAACCGTGGTAGTCAATCCCCAAAATAACTGGGTTGATGATATTTCCACCACAGAATTAAGAACTATTTGGGAACCAGCGGCCGAGAATAAAATCAAACGTTGGAATCAAATTAATCCCGCTTGGCCCGACCAACCGATTACCCTTCATGGGCCGGGTAAAGATTCCGGAACCTACGATTTTTTTAGTGAGGTAATTAACGGCAAAGATGCCAGTCGTGGGGACTTTAATTTTAGTGAAGATGACCAAGCTTTAGTTAATGCCGTCAGTCAAGATGCCAACGCTTTAGGCTATTTTGGCCATGCTTACTATGAACAAAATCGGGATAAATTAAAAGCTTTGAAAGTTAACGGTATTGAACCAACTCGCGGCAATGTCGAGGATAGTAAATATCAGCCTTTATCGCGTCCTTTGTTTATCTATGTTAATGCCCAAAAAGCCCAAGAGAATCCCGCTTTAGAGAAATTTGTTAAATATTATCTCGATCGAGTTCCCAATTTATTAGATAGTATTGGTTATATTCCCCTACCCGATGAGGCCTATCATTTGGCAAGGGTACAGTTGCAAAAATTTGAGGTAGGAACGGTTTTTGATGGCCGACCCCAACCCAATTTAACCATCGGGGAATTACTTCGTAAACAAGCTCAATTTGAAGCGAAGTAA
- a CDS encoding ferredoxin--nitrite reductase: MVQAPEKDGTTLNKFEKFKAEKDGLAIKDELDHFAQIGWEAMDKTDLEYRLKWVGVFYRPVTPGKFMMRLRVPNGIISSEQMRVLGEIVQRYGDDGNADITTRQNLQLRGIRIEDLPDIFQRLKSVSMTSVQSGMDNVRNITGSPMAGLDADELIDTRELVQKVQDMITNCGQGNYQFSNLPRKFNIAIEGGRDNSVHAEINDIAFVPGYKEGELGFNVVVGGFFSAKRCEAAIPMNVWVRPNQEVVDLCRGILEVYRDNGLRANRQKSRLMWLIDEWGIEEFRTRVANHLGYALATAAEKDAIDWEKRDHLGVFPQKQEGLSYIGLCVPVGRLFADDMFDLARIAEVYGSGELRLTVEQNVIIPNIAAENMATLLTEPLLAKFTPNPTPLQRALVSCTGAQFCNFALIETKNKAVDLISQLDAELNIPRGVRMHWTGCPNSCGQPQVADIGLMGTKARKDGKTVEGVDLYMGGKVGKDAHLGSCVQKGIPCEDLKSVLTSILIEQFGATPKG, encoded by the coding sequence GTGGTACAAGCACCTGAAAAAGATGGAACAACTCTCAATAAATTCGAGAAATTTAAAGCAGAAAAAGACGGATTAGCCATTAAAGATGAACTAGACCATTTTGCCCAAATCGGTTGGGAAGCGATGGATAAAACCGATTTAGAATATCGCTTAAAATGGGTGGGGGTCTTTTATCGTCCCGTCACCCCGGGCAAATTTATGATGCGTTTGCGGGTTCCTAACGGCATTATTAGCAGTGAGCAAATGCGCGTTTTAGGGGAAATCGTGCAGCGTTACGGCGATGATGGTAATGCCGATATTACTACTCGTCAGAACCTACAATTACGCGGTATTCGCATCGAAGATCTTCCTGATATTTTCCAACGACTAAAATCCGTGAGTATGACTTCGGTACAATCGGGCATGGATAATGTCAGAAATATTACCGGTTCACCCATGGCAGGACTAGACGCGGATGAATTAATTGATACCAGGGAATTAGTCCAAAAAGTCCAAGATATGATTACCAACTGCGGTCAAGGTAATTATCAATTTAGCAATCTGCCCCGCAAATTTAATATTGCCATCGAGGGGGGACGGGATAACTCGGTTCATGCGGAAATTAACGATATTGCCTTTGTTCCTGGCTATAAAGAGGGAGAATTAGGCTTTAATGTCGTGGTGGGTGGCTTTTTCTCGGCTAAACGCTGTGAAGCGGCAATTCCTATGAATGTTTGGGTGAGACCGAATCAGGAAGTGGTGGATTTATGCCGAGGAATTTTGGAAGTTTACCGCGACAATGGATTGCGCGCCAATCGTCAAAAATCCCGTTTAATGTGGTTAATTGATGAGTGGGGAATCGAGGAATTCCGCACGCGGGTGGCTAATCACTTAGGTTATGCCTTGGCAACGGCCGCCGAAAAAGACGCAATCGACTGGGAAAAACGGGATCATTTGGGAGTTTTTCCGCAAAAACAGGAGGGATTGAGCTATATCGGTCTTTGTGTTCCCGTTGGTCGTCTATTTGCCGATGATATGTTCGATTTGGCCCGGATTGCCGAAGTGTATGGCAGCGGAGAATTGCGTTTAACCGTGGAACAAAACGTGATTATTCCCAATATAGCGGCTGAAAATATGGCGACTCTTTTAACCGAGCCTTTACTGGCTAAGTTTACCCCCAATCCCACTCCTTTACAACGAGCGCTCGTTTCCTGCACGGGGGCGCAATTCTGCAATTTTGCCCTGATTGAAACCAAAAATAAGGCTGTGGACTTGATTAGTCAGTTAGATGCCGAATTAAATATCCCCCGGGGTGTGCGTATGCACTGGACTGGTTGCCCTAACTCCTGCGGACAACCCCAAGTGGCCGATATCGGTTTGATGGGGACAAAAGCGCGCAAAGACGGCAAAACCGTGGAGGGAGTTGACCTCTACATGGGGGGTAAAGTGGGTAAAGATGCTCACCTGGGAAGCTGTGTACAAAAAGGGATTCCCTGTGAAGACCTAAAATCGGTGTTAACTTCTATCCTCATCGAGCAATTTGGGGCGACACCGAAGGGTTAA
- a CDS encoding LON peptidase substrate-binding domain-containing protein, translating to MATSSIAVRELPLFPLPEVVLFPGRPLPLHIFEFRYRIMMNTILEEDRRFGVLMVDPATGEIAKVGSCAEVVRCQRLPDDRLKILTIGQQRFRVLEYVREKPYRVGLVEWIEDVPTIQDLRPLAKEVDRLLRDVVHLSAKLTAQKIELPDDLPSLPLELSYWVAGNLYGVAGEQQALLEMLDTVSRLQRESEILTSTRNHLAARTALKDALN from the coding sequence ATGGCCACTTCTTCCATTGCCGTTAGAGAATTACCTCTCTTTCCCCTACCCGAAGTTGTTTTATTCCCGGGTCGTCCTCTGCCCCTGCACATCTTCGAGTTTCGCTATCGGATTATGATGAATACGATATTGGAAGAAGATCGCCGTTTTGGGGTCTTAATGGTAGATCCAGCCACGGGAGAAATCGCTAAAGTCGGCAGTTGTGCGGAAGTTGTCCGTTGTCAACGTCTCCCGGATGATCGCTTAAAAATTCTCACCATCGGTCAACAGCGTTTCCGTGTCCTAGAATACGTCCGGGAAAAACCCTATCGTGTCGGTTTGGTGGAGTGGATTGAAGATGTCCCCACCATCCAAGATCTGCGACCTCTGGCCAAAGAAGTGGATCGACTGCTGCGGGATGTGGTCCATCTATCAGCCAAATTAACCGCTCAAAAAATTGAACTCCCCGACGATTTGCCTAGTCTTCCCCTGGAATTATCCTACTGGGTGGCGGGTAATCTCTACGGTGTGGCCGGGGAACAACAAGCTTTATTAGAAATGCTCGATACAGTCAGTCGTCTCCAACGAGAATCGGAAATTCTCACCTCAACCCGCAATCATCTGGCCGCTCGCACGGCTCTTAAAGATGCTTTAAATTAA
- a CDS encoding Crp/Fnr family transcriptional regulator, translating to MLLTYNPNSSPFREDYSESRRLHFYDRGENIPLVVDGVWQVYRGMAQLSQVSESGEEILLGWVHSSHFFGLNLTHLESYHARALSELYLKWYTIAEVENSAELTRMMLNQMIRRQQQTESLLAIAGIKRVEERLQQLLQLLKREMGEPIAQGSRLKIRLTHQNLANAIGTTRVTVTRLLGEFQRQGAVSSDHDRHLIIHD from the coding sequence ATGTTGCTGACCTATAATCCCAACTCCTCACCCTTCCGAGAAGACTATAGCGAGAGTCGTCGGCTCCATTTTTATGATCGCGGGGAAAATATTCCTCTGGTGGTTGATGGAGTCTGGCAAGTTTATCGGGGTATGGCGCAACTAAGTCAAGTATCTGAGAGTGGGGAGGAAATTTTACTAGGCTGGGTTCATTCATCCCACTTTTTTGGCTTAAATTTGACCCATCTGGAATCCTATCACGCCAGAGCCTTGTCGGAACTGTACCTAAAGTGGTACACGATCGCCGAAGTGGAAAATTCGGCGGAATTAACCAGGATGATGTTAAATCAAATGATCCGTCGTCAACAACAAACGGAATCCCTACTTGCGATCGCAGGAATCAAACGAGTCGAGGAACGTCTCCAGCAGTTACTACAGCTATTAAAGCGGGAAATGGGAGAACCAATCGCCCAAGGCAGTCGTTTAAAGATCCGTTTAACCCATCAAAATCTCGCCAATGCTATCGGTACTACAAGGGTAACGGTGACGCGTTTATTAGGCGAATTTCAGCGTCAGGGAGCGGTGAGCAGCGATCACGATCGCCATTTAATCATTCACGATTAA
- a CDS encoding ROK family protein, with product MVKTVIGVDLGGTAIKIGKFDQEGNCLESLTLPTPQPATPKEVAHTIHQGICQVNLDKSCQALGVGTPGPADAQGRIVKIAINLAGWRDIPLADWLEESTGMPTILANDANCAGLGEAWLGAGKRFQNLILLTLGTGVGGAIILDGNLFVGSKGTAAELGLITLNFDGPLCNSGNQGSLEQYVSLQAIRRMTGKEPKQLAELAEKGDQGALQFWQGYGCLLGAGIASLLYVLTPEAVIIGGGISASAKFFFPSLLTEIERRVLPSSREGLEVLTAELGNGAGMVGAAKLAWQLVDLRGDSIMAGSD from the coding sequence ATGGTGAAAACAGTCATAGGTGTCGATTTAGGTGGAACCGCTATTAAAATTGGTAAATTTGACCAAGAGGGCAATTGTCTCGAATCTCTCACCTTACCCACTCCCCAACCCGCTACACCCAAAGAAGTCGCCCATACCATACATCAAGGCATTTGTCAAGTAAATTTAGATAAAAGTTGTCAAGCGCTCGGTGTGGGAACGCCAGGTCCGGCGGATGCTCAGGGAAGAATTGTCAAAATAGCGATTAATTTGGCAGGATGGCGGGATATTCCCCTCGCCGATTGGTTAGAAGAAAGTACGGGAATGCCGACAATTTTAGCCAATGATGCCAATTGTGCCGGTTTGGGGGAAGCTTGGTTAGGAGCGGGCAAACGGTTTCAAAACTTGATCCTGTTGACCTTGGGGACGGGAGTAGGAGGGGCAATTATCCTTGATGGTAACTTATTTGTCGGCAGCAAGGGAACGGCCGCCGAATTAGGCTTAATAACCCTCAATTTTGACGGTCCCTTGTGCAATAGCGGTAATCAGGGTTCCTTAGAACAATACGTCTCCCTGCAAGCTATTCGCCGGATGACCGGCAAAGAACCGAAGCAATTGGCGGAATTGGCCGAAAAAGGCGATCAAGGGGCTTTACAATTCTGGCAGGGTTACGGTTGTTTACTGGGGGCTGGTATCGCCAGTTTACTCTATGTTCTCACCCCAGAGGCGGTAATTATCGGCGGCGGTATTAGCGCCAGTGCTAAGTTTTTCTTTCCCTCTCTCCTCACAGAAATCGAAAGACGGGTTTTACCTAGTTCCAGAGAAGGATTAGAGGTATTAACGGCCGAGTTAGGTAATGGCGCCGGCATGGTGGGGGCTGCTAAATTAGCTTGGCAATTAGTGGACTTGCGCGGGGATTCTATTATGGCAGGATCTGACTAA